The proteins below come from a single Gemmatimonadaceae bacterium genomic window:
- a CDS encoding heme o synthase translates to MTGAVVAKERTISLGRDLVMLTKPRIISLLLVTTIAPMYVAGSPTLVLVLVVALGGYLMAGGANAVNMYLDRDIDDRMARTRLRPLPSGRMHPRAVLAFGLALATAATALFAFTVNVLSAALALAGFYFYVFVYTRWLKRRTPQNIVIGGAAGAFPPLVGWAAVTGRIDLAAIYLFLIVFYWTPPHFWALALLKQHDYGRAGVPMAPLVWGERETMRQMLWYTVLLVPITLLPAAFGAFGIIYTISAAVLGGLLLAGVVRVMRVRPWTAAAWSVYKYSLLYLALLFVAMAVDRGVAR, encoded by the coding sequence ATGACGGGCGCAGTCGTCGCAAAGGAGCGGACGATATCGCTCGGCCGCGACCTGGTGATGCTCACCAAGCCGCGCATCATCTCGCTGCTTCTGGTCACGACGATCGCGCCGATGTACGTGGCCGGGTCGCCGACTCTGGTGCTGGTGCTCGTCGTTGCGTTAGGCGGCTACCTCATGGCCGGCGGCGCCAATGCGGTCAACATGTATCTGGACCGCGACATCGACGACCGCATGGCACGCACGCGGCTGCGTCCGCTGCCGAGCGGCCGGATGCATCCCCGCGCCGTGCTGGCGTTCGGGCTTGCGCTGGCCACCGCCGCGACGGCGCTGTTCGCGTTCACCGTCAACGTGCTGAGCGCGGCCCTCGCGCTGGCCGGGTTCTACTTCTACGTGTTCGTGTACACGCGGTGGCTCAAGCGGCGCACGCCGCAGAACATCGTGATCGGCGGCGCCGCGGGGGCATTCCCTCCGCTGGTCGGCTGGGCGGCAGTGACGGGACGTATCGACCTCGCCGCCATCTATCTCTTTCTCATCGTGTTTTACTGGACGCCGCCGCATTTCTGGGCGCTCGCCCTGCTCAAGCAGCACGACTACGGACGCGCCGGCGTGCCCATGGCGCCGCTCGTGTGGGGCGAACGCGAGACGATGCGGCAGATGCTCTGGTATACGGTCCTGCTCGTGCCGATCACGCTCTTACCCGCCGCATTCGGCGCCTTCGGCATCATCTACACAATCTCGGCGGCTGTGTTAGGCGGGCTGCTGTTGGCCGGCGTGGTGCGGGTGATGCGCGTGCGGCCGTGGACGGCCGCGGCGTGGAGCGTCTACAAGTACTCGCTGCTGTATCTCGCGCTGCTGTTCGTCGCCATGGCGGTGGACCGCGGCGTGGCGCGCTGA
- a CDS encoding COX15/CtaA family protein — protein sequence MKVALRRLSYVALVVAVAQIVFGAIVRISGSGMGCGDHWPKCYGRWFPPLDQPTLVIEWTHRLIAAALLVALVALTAAAYAQRRALGVGGRGGVLRASVLALAMWPAQALLGGITVWLGNVWYTIASHWLLAATLLAALAAAVMRAGGLGGACARRERASPRTARGAVAGAGIALVTIFLGGMTATFPGANVACSGFPLCGAGIASAVMPIGRTIQMTHRVLALLLTLHVFGLLWGVVRRREAIVVVRAVGIAGALILAQIGIAAAMIGLELPPVLRSLHQSVGALIWLTLFSAAYLARMASRSEEAMAERGAIASAPPARGVHATAEAAR from the coding sequence ATGAAGGTAGCGTTGCGGCGGCTGTCGTACGTCGCGCTGGTCGTGGCCGTCGCGCAGATCGTGTTCGGCGCCATCGTACGCATCAGCGGATCTGGAATGGGATGCGGCGACCATTGGCCCAAGTGCTACGGTCGGTGGTTTCCGCCGTTGGACCAGCCTACTCTGGTCATCGAGTGGACGCACCGGCTCATTGCCGCCGCGCTGCTCGTCGCGCTGGTGGCTCTCACGGCTGCCGCTTACGCCCAGCGGCGCGCGCTCGGTGTGGGCGGACGCGGCGGCGTGCTGCGCGCCAGCGTGCTGGCGCTCGCCATGTGGCCGGCGCAAGCCTTGCTCGGCGGCATCACGGTGTGGCTCGGCAACGTGTGGTACACGATTGCGTCGCACTGGCTGCTGGCCGCGACGCTGCTCGCCGCGCTGGCGGCGGCGGTGATGCGGGCTGGTGGGTTAGGCGGCGCCTGCGCGCGGCGGGAGCGCGCGTCGCCGCGCACGGCGCGCGGAGCGGTCGCGGGCGCGGGCATTGCGCTAGTCACGATCTTCTTGGGCGGCATGACGGCGACCTTTCCAGGCGCGAACGTGGCCTGCTCCGGATTTCCGCTTTGCGGCGCCGGCATCGCATCGGCGGTCATGCCCATCGGTCGCACCATCCAGATGACGCACCGCGTTCTGGCGCTCCTGCTCACGCTGCACGTGTTCGGGCTGTTGTGGGGCGTGGTCCGCCGACGTGAAGCGATCGTCGTCGTGCGCGCGGTGGGCATCGCCGGCGCGCTGATCCTGGCGCAGATCGGGATCGCGGCTGCGATGATCGGTCTCGAGCTGCCTCCGGTGCTGCGGTCGTTGCACCAGAGTGTCGGTGCGCTCATCTGGCTGACGCTCTTCTCGGCGGCGTATCTGGCGCGCATGGCGTCGCGCAGCGAGGAGGCGATGGCCGAACGAGGCGCCATCGCGAGCGCGCCGCCCGCACGCGGCGTGCATGCGACGGCGGAGGCTGCACGATGA
- a CDS encoding amino acid permease, with protein MALRRQLGLLSTVAVLVGSTIGSGIFRSPAGIAQKLPGPLPLILVWVAGGCFALCGALTLAEIAGAFPDTGGIYVFLREAWGRLPAFLFGWAELAIIRAAALGAISTTFAEYLLRVLGHNPAVAPYDAYVHYIAAVSIALTATFNYVGLRWGSLVQNITTLAKYGGLLFIVLLALALGLPHTGGHFTPAVPAGSISVSAFGLALVSVLWAYDGWEDVTFVAGEVKDPRRNMPRGIIIGTLAVIFIYALANLAYLAVLPVGQIASSPLVAADVAARVVGPAGVVFVAVTVMLSAFGTLNGSILTAPRIFFAMADDGLFVRKVASVHPRYHTPYVSIALCAVLGIIFVLIRDFQQLADAFVIAIVPFLALGVGAVFVLRRRPDYDPPFRVPGYPVVPGLFILATVYLLVNSVASPDSRWSTVAVLGGVVIGIPIYYATVGRRRAVARAPAEP; from the coding sequence ATGGCTCTTCGACGACAGCTCGGACTGCTCAGTACCGTCGCCGTTCTCGTGGGCTCCACGATCGGCTCGGGCATCTTTCGCTCGCCGGCGGGAATTGCGCAAAAGCTTCCGGGCCCGCTGCCACTCATTCTCGTCTGGGTGGCCGGCGGCTGCTTCGCACTCTGCGGCGCTCTCACACTGGCAGAGATCGCCGGCGCCTTCCCGGACACGGGTGGGATCTACGTTTTTCTGCGCGAAGCGTGGGGCCGTCTCCCGGCCTTTCTGTTCGGTTGGGCGGAGCTGGCCATCATTCGTGCGGCCGCGCTCGGCGCCATCTCGACGACGTTCGCCGAGTATTTGCTGCGGGTGCTCGGACACAACCCGGCGGTCGCGCCGTACGACGCGTACGTGCACTACATCGCCGCGGTATCCATCGCGCTCACGGCGACCTTCAATTACGTCGGGCTGCGCTGGGGTTCGCTGGTGCAGAACATCACGACGCTCGCGAAGTACGGCGGCTTGCTGTTCATCGTGCTGCTTGCGTTGGCGCTCGGGCTTCCGCACACCGGCGGACACTTCACGCCCGCCGTTCCCGCCGGCAGCATCAGCGTCTCGGCCTTCGGACTCGCGCTCGTCTCCGTGCTCTGGGCGTACGACGGCTGGGAGGATGTGACATTCGTCGCCGGCGAAGTGAAAGATCCGCGCCGCAACATGCCGCGGGGCATCATCATCGGGACGCTCGCGGTGATTTTCATCTATGCGCTGGCGAATCTCGCCTATCTCGCCGTGCTGCCGGTGGGCCAGATCGCGAGCTCTCCGTTAGTCGCCGCCGACGTCGCGGCGCGCGTCGTCGGACCGGCCGGCGTGGTGTTCGTGGCCGTCACCGTGATGCTCTCGGCGTTCGGGACGCTCAACGGATCGATCCTCACCGCGCCGCGCATCTTTTTCGCCATGGCGGATGACGGATTGTTCGTGCGCAAGGTGGCGAGCGTGCATCCGCGGTATCACACGCCCTACGTGTCGATCGCGTTGTGCGCGGTCCTCGGCATCATCTTCGTGCTGATCCGCGATTTTCAGCAGCTCGCCGACGCGTTCGTGATCGCCATCGTGCCGTTCCTTGCGTTAGGCGTAGGCGCGGTGTTCGTCCTGCGCCGGCGGCCGGACTACGATCCGCCGTTCCGCGTCCCGGGCTACCCCGTGGTGCCGGGGCTGTTCATTCTTGCCACCGTGTACCTGCTGGTGAATTCGGTGGCGTCGCCCGACAGCCGGTGGTCCACCGTGGCGGTCCTGGGCGGCGTGGTCATCGGCATCCCGATCTACTATGCAACGGTTGGGCGTCGGCGCGCCGTGGCGCGCGCGCCGGCCGAACCGTGA
- a CDS encoding APC family permease, with the protein MSRSLAKVEEQSAALRRPLALRDLVLTQLLYVVGSSWVGVAARLGKSQSAFWLLAILLFYLPQAAVVIYLSRRLPLEGGLYQWTKVGFGEFWGFLTAWNLWVYTLVLLAATSLAVSSTLAYAIGPRATAVAGTERFQLIVGVALIAMMVVVSVFGLRVGKWVHNFGGLAQLVAFTALIIAPVVAAARGVHVTYRPLATGVPHVSLFSANVLGKLGMGALSGFEWVAIMAGESRDPGRSISRSVLVATPIIAVMFILGTSATYSLVQGSAIDLVAPIPQSLRLAYGSSGILGIVAPLLVMLLFVRAVANANLLFTGNTRLPMVAGWDGLLPSWFTTLHPRWRTPVNSIAFVAAITFAILLFGVTGVGLQEAFQMLDTASGVFYALTYLAMFALPVLAASRLGGRAPRGLVIAAISGFLMTLLYIVLSVVPIVGVVSRWAFAARIVFTIGIANLIGAGLFTVAARRRAARLAPSNADAA; encoded by the coding sequence GTGAGCCGATCCCTCGCCAAGGTCGAGGAGCAGAGCGCGGCGCTCCGCCGTCCGCTCGCGCTCCGCGATCTCGTTCTCACGCAGCTGCTCTACGTCGTCGGCTCCTCGTGGGTCGGCGTCGCGGCGCGGTTGGGCAAATCGCAGAGCGCCTTCTGGCTTCTCGCCATTCTGTTGTTCTATCTGCCGCAGGCCGCGGTCGTGATCTATCTCAGCCGCCGGCTGCCGCTCGAAGGCGGACTCTACCAATGGACCAAAGTCGGCTTCGGCGAGTTCTGGGGATTTCTCACCGCGTGGAATTTGTGGGTGTACACGCTGGTGCTGCTGGCGGCGACGAGCCTCGCCGTATCGAGCACGCTCGCGTACGCAATAGGACCGCGTGCGACGGCGGTCGCCGGTACGGAACGATTTCAGCTGATCGTCGGCGTTGCGCTCATCGCGATGATGGTCGTCGTGTCGGTGTTCGGGCTGCGGGTGGGGAAGTGGGTGCACAACTTCGGCGGGCTCGCCCAACTGGTCGCGTTCACCGCGCTCATCATCGCGCCTGTCGTGGCGGCGGCGCGCGGCGTCCACGTTACCTATCGGCCGCTCGCCACCGGCGTCCCGCACGTGTCGCTCTTCAGCGCCAACGTGCTGGGCAAGTTAGGCATGGGCGCGTTGAGCGGCTTCGAGTGGGTCGCCATCATGGCCGGCGAATCGCGCGACCCCGGTCGCAGCATTTCGCGCTCCGTGCTCGTCGCCACGCCGATCATCGCGGTCATGTTCATCCTCGGGACGAGCGCCACGTACTCGCTGGTCCAGGGCAGTGCGATCGACCTCGTGGCGCCGATTCCGCAGTCGCTGCGGTTGGCCTACGGGTCGTCGGGCATCCTCGGCATCGTCGCCCCGCTCCTCGTGATGCTGCTCTTCGTACGCGCCGTTGCCAATGCGAACTTGTTGTTCACCGGTAATACGCGTCTGCCCATGGTGGCCGGCTGGGATGGGTTGCTCCCGTCGTGGTTCACCACGCTGCATCCCAGGTGGCGGACGCCGGTCAACTCGATCGCGTTCGTTGCCGCGATCACGTTCGCGATTCTGTTGTTCGGCGTCACCGGCGTCGGTTTGCAGGAAGCCTTCCAGATGCTCGACACGGCGTCGGGCGTGTTCTACGCGCTCACCTATTTGGCGATGTTCGCGCTGCCCGTGCTGGCCGCATCTCGGTTAGGCGGACGCGCCCCGCGCGGCCTCGTGATCGCGGCGATCTCCGGCTTCCTCATGACCCTGCTGTACATCGTGTTGTCGGTCGTGCCGATCGTCGGCGTCGTCAGCCGATGGGCCTTTGCCGCCCGCATCGTGTTCACGATCGGCATTGCCAACCTCATCGGCGCGGGGTTGTTCACGGTCGCCGCGAGGCGGCGCGCCGCGCGCCTCGCGCCGTCGAACGCCGATGCGGCGTAG
- a CDS encoding NAD(P)H-dependent oxidoreductase: protein MTTPLRILGVSGSLRTGSYNRALLRAAIELMPPDMTIEEFNGIGDLPLYNPDIDVEGGPAPAAAWRTAVHAADALLIVTPEYNFGPSAALKNAIDWASRPPQTSVLHAKPVALMGASTGMSGTTRAQLALRQSFVFTQSPVLPGPEVLVPYAATRFDADLRLTDAATRDFIHRHLVRFAEFARRLAPKTP, encoded by the coding sequence GTGACGACTCCGCTCCGCATCCTCGGCGTATCCGGCAGTTTGCGCACCGGCTCGTACAATCGGGCATTGCTGCGGGCCGCGATCGAGTTGATGCCGCCGGACATGACCATCGAGGAATTCAACGGAATCGGCGACCTGCCGCTGTACAACCCCGACATCGACGTCGAGGGCGGACCGGCACCCGCGGCCGCATGGCGCACGGCCGTCCACGCCGCGGACGCGCTGCTCATCGTGACACCCGAATACAACTTCGGGCCGAGTGCCGCGCTCAAGAACGCGATCGACTGGGCGTCGCGTCCGCCTCAGACCTCGGTGCTGCACGCCAAGCCCGTCGCGCTCATGGGCGCGTCGACCGGGATGTCGGGCACGACGCGCGCGCAATTGGCGCTGCGCCAGTCGTTCGTGTTCACGCAATCGCCGGTGCTGCCCGGGCCCGAGGTGCTGGTGCCATACGCCGCGACGCGTTTCGACGCCGACCTTCGCCTTACCGACGCCGCCACCCGCGACTTCATCCACCGCCACCTGGTCCGGTTCGCGGAGTTCGCGCGCCGCCTCGCGCCTAAAACACCTTGA
- a CDS encoding MlaD family protein: MKRRDEVIVGVFVTVAIVVGVVGTLWLARRGFSKSYPMYAQFDWGSNLKTGQPVELAGVQIGSVDQVKLNLAGYLDVTMSIDKQWKIPEGTSATVQNEGFFGDKSIALHPCRRPQPTVGAEGAGPVSAVKDSTPVCRPNAFLPPGDTIPTGKAAPSMDDLLMRVDSVSGQMSLIIHSLQVELVQKNGVQDLHKTILSTNALLVELHQVAAQQSQALSMTLASIRRSAAALDSAALDTTVHNVAATTRNLQAMTAELQKTSSRLDSVIGQVQHGDGTVSKLLNDPGVYNELRTLLARMDSLTADVKANPKKYFNVKVF; encoded by the coding sequence ATGAAGCGACGTGACGAAGTGATCGTTGGTGTGTTCGTGACCGTGGCCATCGTGGTCGGCGTCGTCGGCACACTCTGGCTGGCGCGTCGCGGATTCAGCAAATCGTATCCGATGTATGCCCAGTTCGACTGGGGCAGCAATCTCAAGACCGGGCAGCCGGTCGAGTTGGCAGGCGTGCAAATCGGCTCTGTGGATCAGGTCAAGCTGAATCTCGCCGGCTATCTCGACGTGACCATGTCCATCGACAAACAATGGAAGATCCCGGAAGGCACCTCGGCGACGGTGCAGAACGAAGGGTTCTTTGGCGACAAATCGATCGCGCTGCATCCGTGCCGGCGGCCGCAGCCCACGGTGGGCGCGGAAGGCGCGGGGCCGGTGTCGGCAGTCAAGGACTCCACGCCGGTGTGCAGGCCTAACGCATTCCTGCCGCCGGGAGACACGATTCCCACCGGCAAGGCGGCGCCGAGCATGGATGACCTGCTCATGCGCGTGGATTCGGTGAGCGGACAGATGTCGTTGATCATCCACTCGCTGCAGGTGGAGCTGGTGCAGAAGAACGGCGTGCAGGACCTCCACAAGACCATTCTGTCGACCAACGCGCTGTTGGTGGAGCTGCACCAGGTGGCGGCCCAACAATCGCAGGCGCTGTCGATGACGCTGGCGTCGATTCGCCGGAGCGCGGCAGCGTTGGACAGCGCGGCGCTGGACACGACCGTGCACAACGTTGCGGCGACGACGCGCAACCTCCAGGCAATGACGGCCGAGCTTCAGAAGACCTCGTCGCGACTGGATTCTGTAATCGGGCAGGTCCAACACGGCGACGGAACGGTGAGCAAGCTGCTGAACGATCCGGGCGTGTACAACGAGCTCCGCACGCTCCTGGCGCGCATGGATTCTTTGACGGCGGATGTAAAGGCCAATCCGAAAAAATACTTCAACGTCAAGGTGTTTTAG
- a CDS encoding ABC transporter permease translates to MSASVYPRHGGGHRPTDSFPVPQRAAIKFFRRVAQITIGIFLEVGWRVHFLREIMRAVGEPRTWLPLTIKQMKNIGVDSLPLAGIVAAFIGAVTAYQTVYQLFPGVQLSAVGWIVRQSVVLELGPLLTALVLAGRVGARMTAEIGTMRVTEQIDALETLAYDPIAYLVIPRTVAGLTMVPLLTILAIAIGIVFGGLTVIVATKVRLTDYTTGLRLTFIPFQVYYALIKATLFGTSIALICSYEGYVTETGAEGVGRSTARAVVISSVVILLLDALTALYLAPALAP, encoded by the coding sequence GTGAGCGCGAGCGTCTACCCGAGGCACGGCGGCGGCCACCGGCCGACCGACTCGTTTCCGGTGCCGCAGCGGGCGGCGATCAAGTTCTTCCGGCGCGTCGCACAGATCACGATCGGGATTTTTCTCGAGGTGGGGTGGCGGGTCCACTTTCTGCGCGAGATCATGCGTGCGGTGGGCGAGCCGCGGACCTGGCTGCCGCTGACGATCAAGCAGATGAAGAACATCGGCGTGGACTCGCTGCCGCTGGCGGGCATCGTGGCCGCGTTCATCGGGGCTGTGACGGCGTATCAGACGGTGTACCAGCTCTTCCCGGGGGTGCAGCTGTCGGCCGTAGGGTGGATCGTTAGGCAGAGCGTCGTGCTCGAGCTCGGGCCGCTGCTCACGGCGCTGGTGCTGGCCGGGCGCGTGGGCGCGCGCATGACGGCGGAGATCGGCACGATGCGCGTCACCGAGCAGATCGACGCCCTCGAGACACTGGCCTACGATCCCATCGCGTACCTCGTGATACCCCGGACCGTGGCCGGCCTGACAATGGTGCCGCTGTTGACGATTCTGGCGATCGCGATCGGCATCGTGTTCGGGGGTCTGACGGTGATCGTGGCGACCAAGGTGCGCCTAACGGATTACACGACCGGCCTGCGCCTCACGTTCATTCCGTTTCAGGTCTACTACGCCCTCATCAAGGCGACGCTGTTCGGTACGTCCATTGCGCTCATCTGCTCGTACGAAGGCTACGTGACGGAGACCGGCGCCGAAGGCGTGGGCCGGTCGACGGCGCGGGCCGTGGTCATTTCCTCGGTGGTCATCCTATTGTTGGACGCGCTCACCGCCCTCTACCTCGCCCCTGCCCTCGCGCCATGA
- a CDS encoding LptF/LptG family permease: MKRLMHPLDRYVLAEFSKILIAAALGFPLLAIVIDATDHLQKYLSRNLGWGQIALSYLYWVPDSMFMVLPAAVLFAAVFSIGAFTRHSEVTAAKASGISFHRLIAPILLASVVTALFTLFLGELVPVTDRKRNDILEERKFTGVSDRFNFAYEAQRGRVYQISSLNVDRRAIDHVTIERKGSGPTYPTYLVAAQSARWDTTHHVWMLHKGELHVIPDSLQTISIHFDSLRDNAFTEGPADLTATPPSPDEMRYLELRRFIGALERSGADTNELKVELALKIAIPVTCIIIAIFGAPLATSAQRGGAAFGIGISLATTMIFLMLIQLTKAVGQGGVVPPELAAWLPNILFAAIGLVLLARVRT; the protein is encoded by the coding sequence ATGAAGCGGCTGATGCATCCGCTGGACCGATATGTCCTTGCGGAGTTCAGCAAGATTCTGATCGCCGCCGCGCTGGGCTTCCCGCTCCTGGCGATCGTCATCGATGCGACAGACCACCTGCAGAAGTATCTCAGCCGAAACCTGGGCTGGGGACAGATCGCCCTCAGCTATCTGTATTGGGTGCCGGACTCGATGTTCATGGTGCTGCCGGCCGCCGTGCTCTTCGCGGCGGTTTTCTCGATCGGCGCATTCACGCGGCATTCCGAGGTGACGGCGGCGAAGGCCTCGGGGATTAGCTTTCACCGGCTCATCGCGCCCATCCTGCTCGCGTCCGTCGTCACGGCGCTGTTCACGCTATTTTTGGGCGAGCTCGTTCCGGTGACCGACCGCAAGCGGAACGACATTCTCGAGGAGCGGAAGTTCACCGGTGTGAGCGACCGGTTCAACTTCGCGTACGAAGCGCAGCGCGGACGCGTGTACCAGATTTCGTCGTTGAACGTGGACCGGAGAGCGATCGACCACGTGACCATCGAGCGGAAAGGCAGCGGCCCAACGTATCCGACGTATCTCGTGGCGGCGCAATCGGCGCGGTGGGACACGACGCACCACGTGTGGATGCTGCACAAGGGCGAGCTGCACGTGATTCCGGATTCGCTGCAGACGATCTCGATTCACTTCGACTCGCTGCGCGACAACGCGTTCACGGAGGGTCCGGCCGATCTCACGGCGACGCCGCCGAGTCCCGATGAGATGCGGTATCTGGAGTTGCGGCGATTCATCGGCGCGCTCGAGCGGTCGGGTGCGGACACGAACGAGCTCAAAGTGGAGCTGGCGCTCAAGATCGCGATTCCGGTGACGTGCATCATCATTGCGATTTTCGGCGCGCCGTTGGCGACGAGCGCGCAGCGGGGCGGCGCGGCGTTCGGCATCGGCATCAGTCTCGCGACGACGATGATCTTTCTCATGCTGATCCAGCTCACGAAGGCCGTTGGGCAAGGCGGGGTGGTGCCGCCCGAGCTGGCGGCGTGGCTGCCTAACATTCTGTTCGCCGCCATCGGGCTCGTGCTGCTGGCGCGGGTGCGCACGTGA